The following proteins are co-located in the Wenzhouxiangella marina genome:
- the cfa gene encoding cyclopropane fatty acyl phospholipid synthase produces MSAKELITSWLEEAGIEVGGDRPWDLQVHDDRLFQRILSEGNLGAGEAYMDGWWDVEQLDAFFHRLLRAKSDRRLVKASTIAQALWSRLINRQNRRRSRQVAEQHYDLSTALYQAMLGPTMQYTCAYYGPDGEDRSLDEAQRAKLELIARKLHLEPGMRVLELGGGFGELARYLAAEHGCELVSYNISRRQVEFGRRLCDGLPVEIRQLDYREAASIDEDFDRVVSIGLLEHVGPKNYQGFFRLVRDRLRPGGLALIHSIGGNRSRRTADRWITKYIFPGGVIPSEAQLTSAKEGLLTLEDWHNFGPDYDRTLMAWDANFLAAWPELRSSEGLNERFYRMWRYYLNSCAGAFRARGLQLWQLVLSRGDLPRYSPQR; encoded by the coding sequence GTGTCGGCAAAGGAACTGATCACATCCTGGCTGGAGGAGGCGGGCATCGAGGTCGGGGGCGACCGCCCCTGGGACCTGCAGGTGCACGACGATCGCCTGTTCCAGCGCATCCTGAGCGAAGGCAACCTTGGCGCCGGCGAGGCCTACATGGACGGCTGGTGGGACGTGGAGCAACTCGATGCGTTCTTCCATCGCCTGCTCCGGGCGAAGTCCGATCGCCGGCTCGTCAAGGCCTCGACGATCGCGCAGGCGCTGTGGAGCCGCCTGATCAATCGGCAGAATCGGCGCCGCTCCCGACAGGTCGCCGAACAGCACTACGATCTGTCGACGGCGCTCTACCAGGCCATGCTCGGCCCGACCATGCAGTACACCTGTGCCTACTACGGCCCCGACGGCGAGGATCGCTCCCTGGACGAGGCGCAGCGGGCGAAGCTGGAGCTGATCGCACGCAAGCTGCACCTCGAGCCGGGCATGCGGGTACTGGAGCTCGGTGGCGGCTTCGGCGAACTGGCGCGCTACCTGGCGGCCGAGCACGGCTGCGAGCTGGTCAGTTACAACATCAGCCGGCGCCAGGTCGAATTCGGTCGACGACTCTGCGACGGCCTGCCGGTCGAGATTCGCCAGCTCGACTACCGCGAGGCGGCCAGCATCGATGAGGACTTCGATCGCGTGGTCAGCATCGGCCTGCTCGAACACGTCGGCCCGAAGAACTACCAGGGCTTCTTCCGGCTGGTCCGGGACCGGCTCCGCCCCGGGGGTCTGGCGCTGATCCACAGCATCGGCGGCAATCGAAGTCGCCGCACGGCGGACCGCTGGATCACGAAATACATCTTTCCGGGCGGCGTGATCCCGTCCGAAGCCCAGCTGACGAGCGCGAAGGAGGGCCTGCTCACGCTCGAGGACTGGCACAACTTCGGACCCGACTACGACCGCACCCTGATGGCCTGGGACGCGAACTTCCTCGCCGCCTGGCCGGAGCTTCGCTCTTCGGAGGGCTTGAACGAGCGCTTCTATCGGATGTGGCGCTACTACCTCAACAGCTGCGCGGGCGCCTTTCGCGCGCGCGGCCTGCAGCTCTGGCAGCTGGTCCTGAGTCGGGGCGACCTGCCTCGCTACTCACCGCAGCGATGA